The following is a genomic window from Lysinibacillus sp. G4S2.
TGGTATTGCCTGCCTAGAAGTATTACAAACGCCAGGTATTTATGATGAAATGGACCGTCTCGGAGGCATTTTAGAGGAAGGGATCTTGGCTGCTGCGAAAAAACATGATGTAACAATTACTCTTAATCGTCTTAAAGGGGCTCTTACAATTTACTTTACAGATGTGACAGTAGAAAACTATGAGCAGGCTGAAAACTCAGACGGTGAAATCTTTGGCCGCTTCTTTAAATTAATGCTTGAACAAGGAGTTAATTTAGCACCATCGAAATATGAAGCATGGTTCTTAACAACAGAACATACAGAGGCAGATATTCTTGAAACAATTAAAGCAGTAGATCATGCATTTTCTCAATTGTAATTATGTAATCGCATAAAAAACATCTGTTCAACAGTTATTTAAATTAGCGACAATCATAAATTAGTAAGGCGGCTCTTCTAAGAGTCGTCTTTTTTCATTTAAATGACATACAAATCTATGTATTTTATGAACACTTCCTTCTATAATGTAAAGAAGCATTAATTATGCCTTAGCATAATTGTGTCCCGCTGAAAGAAGTTAAAAATTTTAGACAGAAAGGACATCCACTTTCTATGAAATTAGGTGCCCGTGTATTTAAAACTGGTGTTGCCATTGTGTTCGCCCTATTTATTGCTGAGTTGTTAGAGTTACCTTCACCTGTTTTTGCCGGAATTGCAGCTATTTTTGCGATTCAGCCATCTATTTATCGCTCCTATCAAACGATAGTTGAGCAAGTACAGGCAAATATTATAGGAGCTACCATCGCGGTCATTTTCGGCTTACTTTTTGGTCACCATGTAGTAGCAGTTGGCATTGCCGTCATTACTGCTATTGGCTTAATGTTAAAATTTAAACTTGAAAAATCGTTGTCTCTAGCACTTGTCACAGTTGTAGCAATTATGGAGATTCAGGGTGATGACTTCATTACATTTGGCCTTATTCGCTTTATTACCATTTTAGTTGGAGTGTTAGCAGCATTTGTTGTCAACCTATTCTTCCTACCACCAAAATACGAAGTAAAGCTTTTCCGTAAGATTTACTTTTTACAGGATGATATAATTCGCTGGACGAGACTTGCTGTACGTCAGGCATCTGAACATACATCAACAAAAGGAGCATTAAGCAAATTTAAGGATCGTATGCAACGAGTTGATACACTGTATGATTTTTATAAGGAAGAACGTAATTATTTAAAAAATAAAAAGTATGTAAAAGCACGTAAATTAGTTGTTTATCGTCAAATGATCACAACGTCAAAGAAAAGCTTGGAGCTGCTTCAGCGTCTTCATAATCATGAAAATGAATTAGCACAGCTACCGACACAATTTCATTTAATGATTCAAGAGCGACTTGATTTCCTGCTGACTTACCATGAGCAGCTATTGTTAAAATATACAGGGAAATTAAAGCCCGAACATTCAGAGTGGAGTAAAAACATCGATTATGTTCAGCGCAATGAGTTGATGGAAATATTTATCAAACAAATAACGTATGCACATGATGAAGGCGATACAGAATTCTCAAGCTATCACTTGCTTTATATTTTATCGCGTATTTTAGATTACGAAGAAAACCTAGAACATTTAGATACGCTCATCGTGTCGTATCAGACTCATCATGGTCATGAAATCAATGTGGAATTTGAAGAGGAATTTATTTAACTAAAAAAACGATAGATTGGATTATACCATTCTGTCGTTTTTTAAATTTGATATACTGCAACAGGTGTGTTGATTAACCATTTTGTCCATCCTTATTAATTAGAAGGCTCTGATTTCCGCTACGTGCTACTCGCTTTGTCGCGGGAGTCGAGTAGACCTACGCTACAATCAGTTAAAATGGAAATATATTAGCAAAATAGTAACAAAAAAATCCTTTTATCGCTCAAAACAATCCTATTTTCCCCTAAACAACATGCTCTTAAGCATCAGCATCTTTTAGTGAATAAGCCCCCCTAAAGTAACAGTTTTACCCTAGAGGGGATACTATTCTTTTTTATGAACAGTTCAGTTACGTAATGCCATCAGTTTTTTCTCTGCTTGCTTACGCTGTTCTGTTTGTTCATCGCGCAACTTCCTATAATTAGTAATACCTAAAACAATGATATCCCATATTTCTTCGAGAGTTTGTGTTGTTTCAGGCTGTTGTGCCATAGCAGTACTTAGTTCCACAGTTTCATTGCTAACTCCTCCGAATTGCTTCATACGCTTTTCAAAGGCTGCTACTGAATCATTTTGTAGTTTTTGACGTTTTTCATTAACCGCATTCATAATCCCCATTTTAAAAACAGGAATCGTTGTTACAAACGCATTATTAATTTGCTCCATTAGCTCACTATTGCCATAACGAAGCATCTCAATTTGCGGGGCTGCTAAAATAGCAACCATACGTGATTTCTCAAGTTCTTCTATTTTTTGCTCGAGCAATTCAGCAATGGTTTGCAAACTATTCAGTTCCATTCTTGCTATTTGGTTACCTGCTTCACTCTGCTTTTCATACATAGGTATTAATGTTGTCGAGACTTCTTGTAATTTTAATTCTGCAGCTACTATATACTTTTCAAGGTCAAGATAATACATCAAATCTTCGTTGTATAGTCGTGCAAGCATACGATTATCCTTTGCCAATGCTTCTTCCATTAGCACAAATTGATAATGTATCTTCTCTATATCTCTACCTAGAATATTGTATTTGGCAAACAAATCTTCTTCTTTTTGTGCTTCACGCTTAAACAACTTTCTAAAAAAGCCTTTCTGCTCAATTACTTCCTTTTTATCGAATTTTGACATCAAGACTTCAAGCTGCTTTAATAAATCATTTGATTCATTTGCTTTAGATTGCGTTATCATGTTTAAAATTTGATCAGAGAAATGTGATAGTTTCGTTGCAGGCCCTTTACCCAATGCCATTAAATCTAGTTGATTTTTTATATTTATCTGATCTGCAATTTGCTTTACTTCCGCATTTTGACGTAATTGTCGTTTTGCTGCTTCTGCTGTTTCCAGTGTCAGTTGCTCAAGAGTAACAGGGTTATTTGACATCGTGCGCCTCCTTCCTAACCATCAGAAAAAGCGATTAAATAGTTTTTTTATCATTTTATCTGGTTTGTTTTTTTGTTGTTTTGGTTCTTCATATTGTAAATCAAACAACATGTGCTCCAAACGATGTACATCAAATGTATCCTCTTGCAAATATTTTTCTAAATCTAGTTTGCCTGTCGGATTGTATAATACAATATCAATACCGAAGCGATTTAAAAATGCAAGAAGCACAATATCCTCTCGAGATAAAGTTGGCTGCTGTGGCGCTTGATATAATACTAATTTCGGCACCTCTTGCGAATAATCAAAGCTTTGCAATAAACGCAGTATTTCTTGAGGGATCATCGTCATTTGCTTAAATAAAAATAATTGTAAGTCATACAAAGGTTCGTTTGGCTGTTGTTTCAGCATTGGCTGTTCACATGAAGTTTTTATCGTATGGGCGATTGCACGTTGTAATTCTAATGTTAGATCGCCATATTGCCACCAATCACTTTGCACAATACGCTCTACTGATAGTTCACCATTCACTAGGCAATGCTTATAGTGAAAATGATAGTTGGCTCTACTAGTTGTCACAAATGGAAACTCCTGTACAAATACAGTTTGTTGGCTAGCAAGCAGTTGATGCATATAATGCCAATATTCTTCACGTCTACTCGAAACACCACTTATTTTCGCAAAAATGACTGGGATTATCACTTCATCTTTTATCACTTCAAATTTCGGGCGAACCATGGCCTTTTCGTTTGCATAAATAAAAATATCATCGTATGTCATACGTAGCGTTAAAGAGCGAGGCAGGAAATCTTTAAACTGCCAAGGTTTAAACACACCCGATTGCTGATCATGCATTAATTGTTCGAAATGCTGACTTGAACGATAACCAACTGTCGCCTGACGGTCACGCATCTTATCAGGAAAAGGCTGTAATGTTGTTTGATTTGCATAGGAATGCGTAATCGAAAACGCATCTGTAGGATCAATCTCTGCAAATTCATCAACTTTAGCTGGATGAAAAATCAATACATCGCAGCCAAGCTCCATTAATAATAATAAAAAATATCTCTGACTAATTGTTGTTTCGCCATACCAAACGACTTTTGGAAAGTCATCTGTCGGCTTCATCGATTTCGTCCATTCAATCCAATGGTTTTTTAACCACTTCACCATATCAATTAAAAATCGACGAAAATCATTTGCAAGTAAGCCTAGTGATTGTTGCTCTTGAAAACGTTCAACAACTCGAATCGTCGCCAGCTGTAAATGACGATTCATGTCGGCATCATCATGCTTCGGTATTAACTGATAACCAAACATCATAGCCACTAAACGACTAATAGATAAACCTTTAGGTGTTTGCTGATGCTGTGTTAAAATATTTTGTAGTGCCTGAAAATCCTTTTGTTCTATATGTTTGTTTAATTCTTCACTTAAAATATGGATATTTGACTGTTGTGACAATGTAAATAATGAATTAAAATAATCATCTTCTTCTATCGGTGTACCTAACACACGAACAGCAATGCGACTAAAACTCACCTGCTGCGCTGTTTCTTCATAAAATGCGCGACTCTTTGGTGAATCTTGGAACGCCTGTAGCCAATCATCCGGATCACGTTCTAGCACTGATTTAATTGTGATTGTTTGCATACAAACGTCACCTCCTCCAAAATCATCTTCTTTAATACATGCTCAAAAATAACATATTCATGTTTACCCATTGTGTTGCATCACTTATATTTACTTGCCGATCATTTAAATGAAACTTACTTAACAACTGTTTGCTTTGTAGCGAGTCTTAAAACTGCTTCAAGTAATTCTTTTGTAAATGCTTCACCACTGTGCACCGAATAGGTTGTATTCATTAGCGTTCGTGGTTGTTTATCCTTTAAATCCCCATGATGAGGTGTATAAGCGATGTCAGCCATCGCAAGCATTCCGTAATCCATAATAGAATCGCCAGCTGCTACATGCACATCATATGTACAAAGTTCTTTCATATACTCAATCGCCGCTTCCTTCGTAAGCACTTTAGGCATAAAATATAATTTTTTGCCTTGTAGAAGAACATGCCAACCGTATCCGTCAAATTCCTGGATAATTGCTTGTAATTCATCCGGGCGTAAAACATCTACATCAACATGATGAACATAAAATAGGTCATCTATGTAAAATGAACGCTGTAGCCATGTGTCCGATTTTATTGTATGAAAATGTTTTAACATATCCCGCTGAGGAATGGAAGAGTCTTCAATACGCATACGTAATGTTTTTGTCCAAGGTTCATATGGACGACCCTTTTCTAATATTGTACCTCCATTACTCGTAATTGCAAAAGTAGGGCTCAAATCATTGATAAAATGAATTTGTTCATATTGATACAAAGCTCGTGTTGTCACTGGTACAAACTGCACCTGTTTATGTACCTGTTGCAGTAATGGCGCAGTTACTTCTGTCATCATACTAATGATTTCATTCGCTCTTTGTTCAACTACAACCGTATTTGTTGCTGGCGGGAAATTATCCATCATGCGCCTTGAATAAATGAGTGTTCTATCTAAATCAGATGTAAATAGTAGCATATTTATCTCCTCTCTATTTCTTTAATAAGGCCGCAACATGCATACGACATATTTGAATATT
Proteins encoded in this region:
- a CDS encoding aromatic acid exporter family protein, translated to MKLGARVFKTGVAIVFALFIAELLELPSPVFAGIAAIFAIQPSIYRSYQTIVEQVQANIIGATIAVIFGLLFGHHVVAVGIAVITAIGLMLKFKLEKSLSLALVTVVAIMEIQGDDFITFGLIRFITILVGVLAAFVVNLFFLPPKYEVKLFRKIYFLQDDIIRWTRLAVRQASEHTSTKGALSKFKDRMQRVDTLYDFYKEERNYLKNKKYVKARKLVVYRQMITTSKKSLELLQRLHNHENELAQLPTQFHLMIQERLDFLLTYHEQLLLKYTGKLKPEHSEWSKNIDYVQRNELMEIFIKQITYAHDEGDTEFSSYHLLYILSRILDYEENLEHLDTLIVSYQTHHGHEINVEFEEEFI
- a CDS encoding YceG family protein, which gives rise to MQTITIKSVLERDPDDWLQAFQDSPKSRAFYEETAQQVSFSRIAVRVLGTPIEEDDYFNSLFTLSQQSNIHILSEELNKHIEQKDFQALQNILTQHQQTPKGLSISRLVAMMFGYQLIPKHDDADMNRHLQLATIRVVERFQEQQSLGLLANDFRRFLIDMVKWLKNHWIEWTKSMKPTDDFPKVVWYGETTISQRYFLLLLMELGCDVLIFHPAKVDEFAEIDPTDAFSITHSYANQTTLQPFPDKMRDRQATVGYRSSQHFEQLMHDQQSGVFKPWQFKDFLPRSLTLRMTYDDIFIYANEKAMVRPKFEVIKDEVIIPVIFAKISGVSSRREEYWHYMHQLLASQQTVFVQEFPFVTTSRANYHFHYKHCLVNGELSVERIVQSDWWQYGDLTLELQRAIAHTIKTSCEQPMLKQQPNEPLYDLQLFLFKQMTMIPQEILRLLQSFDYSQEVPKLVLYQAPQQPTLSREDIVLLAFLNRFGIDIVLYNPTGKLDLEKYLQEDTFDVHRLEHMLFDLQYEEPKQQKNKPDKMIKKLFNRFF
- a CDS encoding toxic anion resistance protein, whose product is MSNNPVTLEQLTLETAEAAKRQLRQNAEVKQIADQINIKNQLDLMALGKGPATKLSHFSDQILNMITQSKANESNDLLKQLEVLMSKFDKKEVIEQKGFFRKLFKREAQKEEDLFAKYNILGRDIEKIHYQFVLMEEALAKDNRMLARLYNEDLMYYLDLEKYIVAAELKLQEVSTTLIPMYEKQSEAGNQIARMELNSLQTIAELLEQKIEELEKSRMVAILAAPQIEMLRYGNSELMEQINNAFVTTIPVFKMGIMNAVNEKRQKLQNDSVAAFEKRMKQFGGVSNETVELSTAMAQQPETTQTLEEIWDIIVLGITNYRKLRDEQTEQRKQAEKKLMALRN